CGGTGACGGCACTCGCACTGGCCGGTAGGGCGCTCGCGCTCGGGCTCTCGACCGGCCTCTTCTGTGCCGGGTTCTGTCTGCCGCTCCTCGGTCCGGTGATGCTGTCCGGACAGGGGACCGCATGGCAGTCTGCACGGCGCGTGCTCTTGTTCCTCGCCGGCCGCCTGGTCGCCTACCTGCTGTTCGGCCTGGTTTTCGGCCTGATGGGCGGCGCGCTGGCCCGGCTCGGGCCGGTGAAAACGTGGCTGCTGCCGATTGTCTACGGCCTGCTCGGCCTCGGGATGATCACCTACGGCCTGGTCCGTTCCCTGCCCCACCTCGGGTTCTGCCGCGTGCTCAGCCCGAGGTTCGAGTCCGGCTGGTACGTGGCGGCGCTCGGGTTCCTCGCCGGCATCAACCTCTGCCCGCCGTTTCTCCTGGCGGTAACGACGGTCGTCG
This region of candidate division WOR-3 bacterium genomic DNA includes:
- a CDS encoding sulfite exporter TauE/SafE family protein, with the translated sequence MPTGARSDSPRKENGDSGSCSVTALALAGRALALGLSTGLFCAGFCLPLLGPVMLSGQGTAWQSARRVLLFLAGRLVAYLLFGLVFGLMGGALARLGPVKTWLLPIVYGLLGLGMITYGLVRSLPHLGFCRVLSPRFESGWYVAALGFLAGINLCPPFLLAVTTVVDIGGAPRGLLFFFVFFLATSVYLLPLFFAGLAGRFAAVRFAARVASIVAGLYFVYLAVRTIA